The following proteins are co-located in the Megalobrama amblycephala isolate DHTTF-2021 linkage group LG12, ASM1881202v1, whole genome shotgun sequence genome:
- the LOC125280177 gene encoding L-rhamnose-binding lectin CSL2-like isoform X1, which translates to MAPPLLSRKIRQSITQGLDKDFTREHWKSNQTGHINMNQLIRGYMYTFDSNNRTMFSISVLLLTLVFLNSRLLISAETIVTCDEFVLHLSCDSGVISVQSATFGRTSSKICSVGRPQGQTSNTQCSMDVPAVSKLCDGLRECELNTQGLAAKDPCFGTYKYYTINYICIQAETSVTCHGGYNYLKCENGKIQINTANYGRTDKITCSEGRPSSELQNSKCYSPNALAPVSKSCNGLESCEVFATDTVFTDPCFGTYKYLAISYFCLPPGIRSSMVCEHEENDLNCEDETAIQIHSANYGRTDSNTCSTGRPASQLAKTDCYALNSQTIVTNGCEGKNRCSILASNRMAGSMYRHIQIPVHLILLRI; encoded by the exons ACAGAGTATAACACAAGGACTAGACAAGGACTTTACAAG GGAACATTGGAAGAGCAATCAGACAGGCcatataaatatgaatcaaCTTATCAGAGGTTACATGTACACCTTTGACAGCAACAACAGAACCATGTTCTCGATCAGTGTCCTTCTGCTTACTT TGGTGTTTCTAAACTCCAGATTGCTGATATCTGCAG AGACTATAGTTACGTGTGATGAGTTTGTCCTGCATCTCAGTTGTG ACTCTGGTGTGATCAGTGTGCAATCAGCAACCTTTGGTCGTACAAGCAGCAAGATTTGTAGCGTTGGGCGACCACAAGGACAAACCTCTAATACTCAGTGTTCAATGGATGTTCCTGCCGTCTCTAAACT GTGTGATGGACTGAGAGAGTGTGAGTTAAACACTCAAGGACTTGCAGCAAAAGATCCATGCTTTGGAACCTACAAGTACTACACTATAAACTACATTTGCATCCAAGCAG AAACAAGTGTGACTTGTCATGGTGGATACAATTATTTGAAATGTG AAAATGGTAAGATTCAGATAAATACTGCAAACTATGGACGTACAGATAAAATCACCTGCTCGGAAGGACGTCCATCCAGTGAGCTCCAAAACAGTAAATGCTATTCTCCCAATGCACTAGCTCCTGTGTCAAAAAG CTGCAATGGCCTGGAAAGTTGTGAGGTTTTTGCGACAGACACAGTCTTTACTGATCCCTGCTTTGGCACATACAAGTACCTTGCAATCTCCTATTTTTGCCTCCCACCTGGAATTC GTTCAAGTATGGTCTGTGAACATGAGGAAAATGACCTGAACTGTG AGGATGAAACTGCCATACAAATTCACAGCGCTAACTATGGCCGAACTGATAGCAACACGTGTTCTACTGGACGACCTGCCTCTCAGCTTGCCAAAACTGACTGCTATGCCTTAAATTCACAGACAATAGTCACTAATGG ATGTGAAGGGAAAAACAGATGCTCCATATTAGCCTCCAACAGGATGGCTGGATCCATGTATAGGCACATTCAAATACCTGTACATCTCATACTCCTGCGTATCTAA
- the LOC125280177 gene encoding L-rhamnose-binding lectin CSL2-like isoform X3, protein MAPPLLSRKISGVSKLQIADICRGLFNFPETIVTCDEFVLHLSCDSGVISVQSATFGRTSSKICSVGRPQGQTSNTQCSMDVPAVSKLCDGLRECELNTQGLAAKDPCFGTYKYYTINYICIQAETSVTCHGGYNYLKCENGKIQINTANYGRTDKITCSEGRPSSELQNSKCYSPNALAPVSKSCNGLESCEVFATDTVFTDPCFGTYKYLAISYFCLPPGIRSSMVCEHEENDLNCEDETAIQIHSANYGRTDSNTCSTGRPASQLAKTDCYALNSQTIVTNGCEGKNRCSILASNRMAGSMYRHIQIPVHLILLRI, encoded by the exons TGGTGTTTCTAAACTCCAGATTGCTGATATCTGCAG GGGGCTCTTTAATTTTCCAGAGACTATAGTTACGTGTGATGAGTTTGTCCTGCATCTCAGTTGTG ACTCTGGTGTGATCAGTGTGCAATCAGCAACCTTTGGTCGTACAAGCAGCAAGATTTGTAGCGTTGGGCGACCACAAGGACAAACCTCTAATACTCAGTGTTCAATGGATGTTCCTGCCGTCTCTAAACT GTGTGATGGACTGAGAGAGTGTGAGTTAAACACTCAAGGACTTGCAGCAAAAGATCCATGCTTTGGAACCTACAAGTACTACACTATAAACTACATTTGCATCCAAGCAG AAACAAGTGTGACTTGTCATGGTGGATACAATTATTTGAAATGTG AAAATGGTAAGATTCAGATAAATACTGCAAACTATGGACGTACAGATAAAATCACCTGCTCGGAAGGACGTCCATCCAGTGAGCTCCAAAACAGTAAATGCTATTCTCCCAATGCACTAGCTCCTGTGTCAAAAAG CTGCAATGGCCTGGAAAGTTGTGAGGTTTTTGCGACAGACACAGTCTTTACTGATCCCTGCTTTGGCACATACAAGTACCTTGCAATCTCCTATTTTTGCCTCCCACCTGGAATTC GTTCAAGTATGGTCTGTGAACATGAGGAAAATGACCTGAACTGTG AGGATGAAACTGCCATACAAATTCACAGCGCTAACTATGGCCGAACTGATAGCAACACGTGTTCTACTGGACGACCTGCCTCTCAGCTTGCCAAAACTGACTGCTATGCCTTAAATTCACAGACAATAGTCACTAATGG ATGTGAAGGGAAAAACAGATGCTCCATATTAGCCTCCAACAGGATGGCTGGATCCATGTATAGGCACATTCAAATACCTGTACATCTCATACTCCTGCGTATCTAA
- the LOC125280177 gene encoding L-rhamnose-binding lectin CSL2-like isoform X2, whose amino-acid sequence MAPPLLSRKIRQSITQGLDKDFTSGVSKLQIADICRGLFNFPETIVTCDEFVLHLSCDSGVISVQSATFGRTSSKICSVGRPQGQTSNTQCSMDVPAVSKLCDGLRECELNTQGLAAKDPCFGTYKYYTINYICIQAETSVTCHGGYNYLKCENGKIQINTANYGRTDKITCSEGRPSSELQNSKCYSPNALAPVSKSCNGLESCEVFATDTVFTDPCFGTYKYLAISYFCLPPGIRSSMVCEHEENDLNCEDETAIQIHSANYGRTDSNTCSTGRPASQLAKTDCYALNSQTIVTNGCEGKNRCSILASNRMAGSMYRHIQIPVHLILLRI is encoded by the exons ACAGAGTATAACACAAGGACTAGACAAGGACTTTACAAG TGGTGTTTCTAAACTCCAGATTGCTGATATCTGCAG GGGGCTCTTTAATTTTCCAGAGACTATAGTTACGTGTGATGAGTTTGTCCTGCATCTCAGTTGTG ACTCTGGTGTGATCAGTGTGCAATCAGCAACCTTTGGTCGTACAAGCAGCAAGATTTGTAGCGTTGGGCGACCACAAGGACAAACCTCTAATACTCAGTGTTCAATGGATGTTCCTGCCGTCTCTAAACT GTGTGATGGACTGAGAGAGTGTGAGTTAAACACTCAAGGACTTGCAGCAAAAGATCCATGCTTTGGAACCTACAAGTACTACACTATAAACTACATTTGCATCCAAGCAG AAACAAGTGTGACTTGTCATGGTGGATACAATTATTTGAAATGTG AAAATGGTAAGATTCAGATAAATACTGCAAACTATGGACGTACAGATAAAATCACCTGCTCGGAAGGACGTCCATCCAGTGAGCTCCAAAACAGTAAATGCTATTCTCCCAATGCACTAGCTCCTGTGTCAAAAAG CTGCAATGGCCTGGAAAGTTGTGAGGTTTTTGCGACAGACACAGTCTTTACTGATCCCTGCTTTGGCACATACAAGTACCTTGCAATCTCCTATTTTTGCCTCCCACCTGGAATTC GTTCAAGTATGGTCTGTGAACATGAGGAAAATGACCTGAACTGTG AGGATGAAACTGCCATACAAATTCACAGCGCTAACTATGGCCGAACTGATAGCAACACGTGTTCTACTGGACGACCTGCCTCTCAGCTTGCCAAAACTGACTGCTATGCCTTAAATTCACAGACAATAGTCACTAATGG ATGTGAAGGGAAAAACAGATGCTCCATATTAGCCTCCAACAGGATGGCTGGATCCATGTATAGGCACATTCAAATACCTGTACATCTCATACTCCTGCGTATCTAA